DNA from Pseudomonas putida:
CGCGAAGCCGCACAGCGCCGCGAACAGGAAGCCAAGGCCGCCGCAGAGCGCCGAGAGCTTGAGCTGAAACTTCAGGCCGAACAGGCAGAACGAGCCAAGGCACAGGCTGAGGCCGAGCGCGTGGCCGCCGAACAGCGCGCCGAGCAAGAGCGCCTGGATGCCAAGCGCCATGCCGAAGAGGCAGCAGAACGAGCCCGCCAGGACGAACGCCGCCGCGCAGACGAAGCAGCCGCCGAAATCCTTCGCCAGCAGCAGGCCCGCGAGCGCGACGTCGCACACCGCCGCACCATCAACCGCGCCGCCCTGGACGCCTTTGTCGCCGGCGGCATGACCGAAGAATGCGCCAAGCAGGCAATCACCCTGATTGCCGAGCGCAAGATCCCGAACATCGCCATTTCCTACTGAGGTCGCCATGAGCCAAGCAGTAGCCATCATCTCGCAGGACATTTACGCGCAGCGGAATCAGTTCGCCAACGTGCTGACTGACCGCTCGCTTAACTTCGAGCGCGAGGCCGAATTCGCCATACAGGTGATCACCTCGAGCGAGTACGCCACCAAGGTGGCCATGCAGAACCGGCAGTCGGTGGCCAATGCGATCACCAACATCGCCGCCATCGGCATCAGCCTGAACCCGGCCAAGAAGCAGGCGTACCTGGTCCCGCGAGACGGTCGCATCTGCTTGGACATCAGCTACATCGGCTTGATGGACCTGGCCATGTCGACCGGCGCCATCCGCTGGGCGCAGGCCGAACTGGTGTACGCAGCCGACGCCTTCAGCCTGAACGGCTTCGACAAGCCGCCAACCCACTCCTACAACCCGTTCGCCAAGGATCGCGGCGAGGTGATCGGAGTGTACGTCGTGGTCAAGACTGCTGACGGCGATTACCTGACCGAAACGATGAGCATCGAGGATGTGAACGCCATCCGAGACAGGTCAAGCGCCTGGAAGGCCTGGGTCAGCAAGAACAAATCCTGCCCTTGGGTCACCGACCCGGGCGAGATGGCTAAGAAGACCGTGGTGAAACGCGGTTACAAGTACTGGCCGAAGACTGAGCGACTGGAGCAGGCGATTCACCACTTGAACACGGACGGGGGTGAGGGTCTTGCCAACCTGGCTGGCTCGGCACCCACTGATCCAGAGATGGTGAACAGCTGGATCGCATTGGCACAGAAGGCCTGCAGCCTGGAGGCGCTGACCGATGTGTATCAGCAGGGAACCGCAGCCATGAAACAGGCAAAGGATGCGGCCGGTCACGCCCACTTCAAGGCTGAGGTCACCAAGCGCGCCGACGCCATCAAGGCAGAGGCGGCGCCCATCGAGGGCGAATCTGAGGAGGTGTTAGATGGAGCAGCGTAGTGCTGAATGGTTCGCGGCACGCCTTGGGTGCGTGACCGCCAGCCGAGTGAAGGACGTTATGGCGAGCGGCCGAGGTGGCGCGCCGTCTGCGACCCGCAAGAACTACATGATGGAGCTGCTGTGCGAGCGCCTCACCGGCCAGCAAAGCGGACCTGACCTGTCCAACAAACCTGCCGTGCAGCGCGGCGTCGAGCTTGAGCCATTTGCTTGCATGGCCTACGAGGCAGACAAAGGCCTGATGGTGGTTGAAACAGGCCTGGTCATGCACCCGAGCATTCCGGGTTTCGGCGCTTCGCCGGATGGATTGGTCGGCGACGATGGCGTGCTGGAGATCAAGTGCCCAAACACTGCGACCCACATCGCCACCATGCAGTCTGAGCGCCACGACCCGCAGTACGAGTGGCAGATGCTGGCCCAGATGGCCTGCACTGGCAGGGCCTGGGCAGACTTCGTTAGCTACGACGACCGCCTGCCTGAGCCGCTCCAGTACGTGTGCCATCGCTTCGAACGCGACTTCAAGCGCATCCGCGAGATGGAAGCTGAGATCAAGGCGTTTCTGGAAGAGCTCGGCGACCTGGAGAAGGAGATGCGCGAGCGGATGAAGGAGGCAGCATGAACCAATCAATCGACCTGGAGGCCGCCAAAGCGGCCTTCTTCGCGTCTGGCGGCCAGCTGATCGTGCTGGAGGGCTTCACCTACCGGCCTCTGCCGCAGCGCAAGCACCCTGAGCCCAAGCCGAAGCGGGCCAAACCTGGTTCGTCCAAATCCGAACACCCGCAGCAAAGCCGTGCCAAGGCGCGCGCAGCACAAATCGCAGAGCTTGCCAAGACCATGAGCTGTGGAGAGGTCGCGAAACTTTTGGGGGGTGACCAAGAGCGCGTTGTGGGGCGTTGCGGCACGGGAAGGTTTCAAGTTCTTCAAACCGCCACGCCAAGCGCAGCCGGTGAGAGACGTCGCCGACCAGGAAGCTGCTGATCGGAAATTTGCTGATCGGATCATAGCTTTGCGCGACGCAGGCATGTCCCGCTGCCGTGTGACGGCGGAGCTGGGAATCGGAAACCGCAAGCTGGAGCGGATCATTGCGGCCTTCGAGATCGACTTCCCGCTCAAACGGAGTAAGCCATGAGCAATCGCGGCGAGCACCCCAGCGTTTACTACGAAGGCCGGGACTGCCGCCGCGCCGGTGGCAGCAAGCTAGCTAACCCATTCGTCTCTCACACGTTCCACGGCTCCTGGTTTTTGGCCGGCTGGAATGACATGGACCTTGAGATTGAGCAGAAAAATCCGAAGCGCGCTGCAAAGAACAAGGCGGCGTGAACACTTGCACCTTCCCCCAAGCGGCCTGCAGGAGGTCGAACATGGCAACCCTTTTCGACGCATCAATGCGCAAGCCGGTGCGAAAGCTGTATATCACCCGCAGCGGCGGCCAGTACCGGCCTGATGATGTGGCCCTGGCCTTCGCGCTGAGCCTTCGTGAGCACAACAGCGCCGACCACCTGCGCAGGCTGGCCAGGCGCCTGGTCGACAAGGTCTGCCTTGAGCACCAGCCGAACATGAAGCGCCTGGCCCGCGAGCCGGACGACGCAAAAGTGTTCGACGCTGCGCTCAAGATCATCAACCGGGTGTGCGACCTGCTGGAGTACGCACCAGGCACCCGCTTTGTGCGCAATGGAGAGAATGATGGCTCTGACGCAGCAGCAGCGTAATGAAAACACTGAGAGGAAACGCATCAAGTTCGACGAGAAGGCGCTGAGACATCGGGTGCGGCCAGGGATTCATCAGGCGATGGAGCGCATCTGCGAGCGATCCAAGGGCATGCAGATCAACGAGGTGCTTCAGATGGCTATCCTCAAGATGGACGCCATGAAAGATGATGAACTGGCCAAATTTCTTATGGTGCGCCACGAAATCTTACTCAGAGAAGATGTGGTGCAGGCCTTCTATGACGCCAGCGTGCGCTGCATCGTATCAGATCCGGACCAAGACGCCTGCGACGAAATCGAGCGTCCAGCTGCCTGACCCTCCAACGCTGCCGCCAGCGCCTTCCCCTATTCAACGATAACGCCGACCCGGCGGAGATCACCAATGCCCATCACCTACGGAAGTGTCTGCAGCGGTATTGAAGCTGCGACCGTCGCCTGGGAGCCGCTCGGGTGGCAAGCGACGTGGTACGCCGAGATCGAGCCATTCCCTTGCGCGGTGCTGGCTCACCACTACCCAGAAACGCCGAACCACGGCGACATGACCCGCCTGGCAGCCATGGTGCTGTCCGGCAAGATCCAGGCGCTCGAGGTGCTGGTCGGCGGAACGCCCTGCCAGGCCTTCAGCGTGGCCGGTATGCGGGAAGGTCTAGCCGATCCCCGTGGCGCCCTCACCATCAAATACGTGGAGCTGCTCGATGCAATTGACCATGTTCGAACCATGCACGGTCAGCCAGAGGCCGTCTGCCTCTGGGAAAACGTCCCCGGCGTCCTCTCCGACAAAGGCAACGCGTTTGGCTGCTTCCTCGGCGCCCTGGTGGGCGAATCCGAAGAACTCCAGCCGCCAGGGGGCAAATGGAAGGACGCTGGTTGT
Protein-coding regions in this window:
- a CDS encoding recombinase RecT: MSQAVAIISQDIYAQRNQFANVLTDRSLNFEREAEFAIQVITSSEYATKVAMQNRQSVANAITNIAAIGISLNPAKKQAYLVPRDGRICLDISYIGLMDLAMSTGAIRWAQAELVYAADAFSLNGFDKPPTHSYNPFAKDRGEVIGVYVVVKTADGDYLTETMSIEDVNAIRDRSSAWKAWVSKNKSCPWVTDPGEMAKKTVVKRGYKYWPKTERLEQAIHHLNTDGGEGLANLAGSAPTDPEMVNSWIALAQKACSLEALTDVYQQGTAAMKQAKDAAGHAHFKAEVTKRADAIKAEAAPIEGESEEVLDGAA
- a CDS encoding lambda exonuclease family protein codes for the protein MEQRSAEWFAARLGCVTASRVKDVMASGRGGAPSATRKNYMMELLCERLTGQQSGPDLSNKPAVQRGVELEPFACMAYEADKGLMVVETGLVMHPSIPGFGASPDGLVGDDGVLEIKCPNTATHIATMQSERHDPQYEWQMLAQMACTGRAWADFVSYDDRLPEPLQYVCHRFERDFKRIREMEAEIKAFLEELGDLEKEMRERMKEAA
- a CDS encoding DUF7740 domain-containing protein, whose product is MATLFDASMRKPVRKLYITRSGGQYRPDDVALAFALSLREHNSADHLRRLARRLVDKVCLEHQPNMKRLAREPDDAKVFDAALKIINRVCDLLEYAPGTRFVRNGENDGSDAAAA